One Triticum dicoccoides isolate Atlit2015 ecotype Zavitan chromosome 5B, WEW_v2.0, whole genome shotgun sequence genomic window carries:
- the LOC119308572 gene encoding caffeoylshikimate esterase-like, which translates to MTSKSGSAVADDGSYEYEEESVQNSRGLKLFTCRWLPPKGQIVKAHVFLCHGYAVECSVTMRGTGVRLAQAGYAVYGVDYEGHGKSEGLQGYIPSFDLLVSDTDAFFTAVVASTANTDLPRFILGESMGGAVALLLHRMRPAYWTGAVLVAPMCKIADEMRPHPVVVSVLKLMTNIIPTWKIVPTTDVIDAAYRMQEKRDEIRNNPHCYQGKPRLKTAYELLKVSLNLENNVLSKVSLPFLIVHGGDDKVTDPSVSDLLYRSAVSQDKKLNLYPGMWHALTSGESPENIHTVFQDIIAWLDQRSSPKSSLSAAALDLSSEMEQKAKHDEQNFDKQ; encoded by the exons ATGACGAGCAAGTCCGGCAGCGCCGTGGCGGACGATGGCAGCTACGAGTACGAGGAGGAGTCCGTGCAGAACTCCCGCGGGCTGAAGCTCTTCACCTGCAGATGGCTCCCCCCCAAGGGCCAAATAGTCAAGGCCCACGTCTTCCTCTGCCATG GGTACGCGGTGGAGTGCAGCGTGACGATGCGGGGGACGGGGGTGCGGCTGGCGCAGGCCGGGTACGCGGTGTACGGGGTGGACTACGAGGGCCACGGCAAGTCGGAGGGGCTCCAGGGCTACATCCCCTCCTTCGACCTCCTCGTCAGCGACACCGACGCCTTCTTCACCGCCGTCGTCGCCTCCACCGCCAACACGGACCTCCCCCGCTTCATCCTCGGCGAGTCCATGGGCGGCGCCGTGGCGCTGCTCCTCCACCGGATGCGCCCGGCGTACTGGACCGGCGCCGTCCTCGTCGCCCCCATGTGCAAG ATCGCTGATGAGATGCGGCCGCATCCGGTGGTGGTGAGCGTCCTCAAGCTGATGACCAACATCATCCCCACGTGGAAGATCGTGCCGACCACCGATGTCATCGACGCCGCCTACAGGATGCAGGAGAAGCGCGACGAGATCAGGAACAACCCCCACTGCTACCAGGGCAAGCCGCGCCTCAAGACCGCCTACGAGCTCCTCAAAGTCAGCCTCAACCTCGAGAACAACGTACTCTCAAAG GTGTCATTGCCATTCCTGATCGTTCACGGAGGCGACGACAAGGTGACGGACCCATCGGTGAGCGacctcctctaccgctcggcggtgAGCCAGGACAAGAAGCTCAACCTCTACCCGGGCATGTGGCACGCCCTCACCTCCGGCGAGAGCCCCGAAAACATCCACACCGTCTTCCAAGATATCATCGCATGGCTCGACCAAAGATCATCCCCGAAATCATCATTGTCGGCGGCCGCCTTGGACTTGTCATCGG